The sequence below is a genomic window from Plasmodium gaboni strain SY75 chromosome 10, whole genome shotgun sequence.
gatataataaatttatgtAAGGGATGGatagaaaatatttcaaataaagaagataaattaaatttaataaatacaCTATGTATTGTTAGTGAAGGTAAAATATTTGTAGAAGTAGAAAGATCTGATGTAATGCGTATGttatcaaaaataaaagaagaagatgGTAATATTGAAGAAGCAGCTAATATATTACAGGATGTTCAAGTAGAAACTTTTATATCAATGAATAAAAGAGATAAAATAGAATATATCTTAGAACAAATGAGATTAGTATTATTAAGAAAAGATTTTATTAGATGTCATGTTATAAGCAGAAAAATTAATCCCTCTTTATTAAATACAGAAGAATTTGCTgatttaaaattaaaatattatatgtatatgattcaatattatattaatgaaGAATCTTATTCAGATGTAGCCAAATGTTATGAAGAAAGATTTCATACAGATATTGTTTTAAATGATCGAAATTTATGGATTGATGAattaaaatgttatattttatttttaatattatcacCATATGAAGAacaacaaaataaattatccaatttattaaaaatgcaaaaaaaaaaattaaaagaaatacCTATATATCAAAATCTTGTACAAGATTTTATTGAACAAGATTTAATACAATGGCCATTACCATATGAAGAAGAATTATTTAcattctttatatttaatgatTCCATATTTCTAGGAGGACAAAAGAGAAAAgatttctttaaaaaaaaagtaatgcatcataatatacatattatatctAATTGTTATGATCAAATCTCTTTAAATCGATTAGCTCAGTTATTAAATGCATCTGTTCAAGAATCtgaaaatttattatcagAATTAGTATCTGGAAAATTTATCAATTCTAAAATAGATAGATTAAATGgtattataaaatttggacaaaaaaataatccGGAAAATTTATTGAATTCTTGGTCTTCACAaattaatgatatattagATCTACTAGAAGAATCTTCACACTTAATACAAAAAGAAAGAATGTTACATGAAGCAAAGTTAAAAAGAATACAGcttgaaaataaaaatatgacactataataaaatatatatatataaaacattttatatatatatatgttcaaagtgaaatatattatattttttttatatcttcttttttattgGTCCATCTATCTTTTTctattttgttatttttttcatattttgttattttttttatattttttatatttttcatattttttatatttttcatattttttatatttttcatattttttatattttttctattttttttttttttttttttttgaatatgCCGAAATGAGAACTCTCTAACTtgtttaataaaattttatattccttatgaaaaaaaaaatatatatatatatacatatatttatatatatattttaaaataaagatatttataaaaatttttgaattgtatatataatatataatataatatattattttataaatatatatgttatcTTAGTTTTACcttttttcaaaatttatacatatatatatatatatatatattattataaccATATTTGTgagtatatatttatatatgttatatataacgCAGTATTATAATTACATCTTTACTCTTTTTAATAGTGTAAATAAATAGGTATATAAATAGATAGATAAATGAAtaaacacatatatatctaatatatatatatatatatatatattttttttttttttttttttttttaaaattgtttataataattaaaaacaaatgaCAAACTCCCCTGCAATCaacagaaaaaaagaaaaaaaaaaaaatttgtttataaaataatatggtAATCCTCCTCTTACTTGCTATAATATGctcatataatataacatcATATGCATGCTTAActtataaaagaaaaaaaagctttcattatttagaaatatttaaaaatgagaaagaggagaattctttaaaaaattacattGATAGATATAAACTTATAAAAAGGAATCGTTTGAATATATATccttttaaaaaatataatttaataaatacgttaaaaaatggaaatTATAATTTCAGTAAGAATATTAAGAAGGATggtttttatataacaaaatttATAGTACAATTAAGTTTATTTTGtaaagaaaagaaaaaaaaaaacaataaaaaaaaaaatatatttaataatagtaattGTTATCGTTATAGTTATATTGTTGTGTATTCTAATGAGGGTCTTCTTCAACATTGTAGATGCACACcacaatataaaaaaattatttttgataataGGTTCAAAGGTTGTAGGTTGAAGgaggaaaaaaatataaatatccttggattttataatacaaataatagACGAATTCATAATTGTTCCTTGTATATTAGCAGATCTGATGAAAATGACACAAgtgataaaataaaaaacaaaaataaaagagga
It includes:
- a CDS encoding putative 26S proteasome regulatory subunit p55 — protein: MDDNTANIIGSHDNILTDPRIAQDCSAETDELLNKAEQYCKVGDLEIIVEELIVLEKKCRQSYDGISTSKICCFILNKYKELGNYSKVNEYLIFFNKKRGQLKRTIIDIINLCKGWIENISNKEDKLNLINTLCIVSEGKIFVEVERSDVMRMLSKIKEEDGNIEEAANILQDVQVETFISMNKRDKIEYILEQMRLVLLRKDFIRCHVISRKINPSLLNTEEFADLKLKYYMYMIQYYINEESYSDVAKCYEERFHTDIVLNDRNLWIDELKCYILFLILSPYEEQQNKLSNLLKMQKKKLKEIPIYQNLVQDFIEQDLIQWPLPYEEELFTFFIFNDSIFLGGQKRKDFFKKKVMHHNIHIISNCYDQISLNRLAQLLNASVQESENLLSELVSGKFINSKIDRLNGIIKFGQKNNPENLLNSWSSQINDILDLLEESSHLIQKERMLHEAKLKRIQLENKNMTL